One Bacillus sp. 1780r2a1 DNA segment encodes these proteins:
- a CDS encoding YlxQ family RNA-binding protein — protein MNNEKWLSFLGLANRARKLISGEELVIGEVRKKKAKLVLLAGDASDNTTKKVIDKCTYYQIPVRTVVDRYVLGEAIGKDARVVVAVMDSGFAKKLITMLD, from the coding sequence TTGAATAATGAAAAGTGGCTCTCTTTTTTAGGACTTGCAAATCGAGCACGTAAATTAATTTCTGGTGAAGAGCTTGTAATAGGAGAAGTACGTAAAAAAAAAGCAAAGCTTGTTCTTTTAGCCGGTGATGCATCAGATAACACAACAAAAAAAGTCATCGACAAATGCACGTATTATCAAATTCCGGTTCGAACCGTTGTGGATCGCTACGTTTTAGGAGAAGCAATCGGTAAAGATGCACGTGTTGTCGTTGCAGTGATGGATAGTGGCTTTGCCAAAAAGCTAATCACGATGCTCGATTAA
- a CDS encoding YlxR family protein: MNNRKKVPMRKCVATGEMMPKKELVRVVRSKEGEVSVDLTGKKSGRGAYLSKDKEAILLAKKKNVLSTHLSAPIEEAVYDELLTLVEKEKQ; the protein is encoded by the coding sequence ATGAACAATCGTAAAAAAGTCCCGATGCGAAAATGTGTGGCCACTGGTGAAATGATGCCTAAAAAAGAGTTGGTACGAGTTGTACGCTCTAAAGAAGGTGAAGTTTCGGTTGACTTAACGGGTAAAAAGTCCGGGCGTGGTGCTTATTTAAGTAAAGATAAAGAAGCCATTTTATTGGCAAAAAAGAAAAATGTCTTATCCACTCACTTAAGCGCACCGATTGAAGAAGCAGTTTATGATGAATTGTTGACGCTTGTAGAAAAGGAGAAGCAATGA
- the nusA gene encoding transcription termination factor NusA, with amino-acid sequence MSSELLDALVVLEKEKGISKDVIIEAIEAALISAYKRNFNQAQNVRVDLNLDRGTMRVFARKDVVDEVYDPRLEISVEEAQGINPNFQLDDVVEIEVTPKDFGRIAAQTAKQVVTQRVREAERGVIYSEFSDREEDIMTGIVQRQDSRFIYVSLGKIEALLPQSEQMPNEQYKPHDRIKVYITKVEKTTKGPQIYVSRTHPGLLKRLFEKEVPEIYDGTVELKSVAREAGDRSKISVHSEFAEVDPVGSCVGPKGQRVQAVVNELKGEKIDIVRWSNDPVEFVANALSPSKVLEVMVDEEEKATTVIVPDYQLSLAIGKRGQNARLAAKLTGWKIDIKSQSEAEQEGIYVQKSDDMLVSQHAFDSDEDDME; translated from the coding sequence ATGAGCAGTGAGTTATTAGATGCCTTGGTAGTTCTTGAAAAAGAAAAAGGCATTAGTAAAGATGTTATTATTGAAGCGATTGAAGCAGCGTTAATTTCTGCTTATAAGCGCAATTTCAATCAAGCGCAAAACGTGCGTGTTGATTTAAATTTAGATCGAGGAACAATGCGCGTATTCGCACGCAAAGACGTTGTAGATGAAGTGTATGATCCTCGCTTGGAAATTTCAGTTGAAGAAGCCCAAGGAATCAATCCTAACTTCCAATTAGACGACGTTGTAGAGATTGAAGTAACGCCAAAAGACTTCGGTCGCATTGCTGCACAAACAGCGAAGCAAGTTGTAACACAACGCGTTCGTGAAGCAGAGCGCGGCGTTATCTACTCAGAGTTTAGCGATCGTGAAGAAGACATCATGACAGGAATTGTTCAGCGTCAGGATTCTCGCTTTATCTATGTAAGCCTTGGGAAGATTGAGGCTCTTCTACCACAAAGCGAACAAATGCCAAATGAACAATACAAACCACATGACCGTATTAAAGTGTATATCACAAAAGTGGAAAAAACAACAAAAGGTCCTCAAATTTACGTTTCCAGAACACACCCTGGATTACTTAAGCGTTTATTTGAAAAAGAAGTACCAGAAATTTATGATGGTACGGTTGAATTGAAGTCAGTTGCACGTGAAGCTGGCGATCGTTCTAAAATCTCTGTACACTCAGAGTTTGCTGAAGTAGATCCAGTTGGTTCTTGTGTTGGTCCAAAAGGACAACGTGTTCAGGCTGTAGTGAATGAATTAAAAGGTGAAAAAATTGATATCGTTCGCTGGTCAAATGACCCGGTAGAATTTGTGGCAAACGCGCTAAGTCCATCAAAAGTATTAGAAGTAATGGTAGATGAAGAAGAGAAAGCAACAACGGTTATCGTACCGGATTACCAACTGTCGTTAGCCATCGGTAAACGTGGACAAAATGCACGTTTAGCAGCTAAGCTAACAGGGTGGAAAATTGACATTAAGAGTCAATCGGAAGCAGAGCAAGAAGGTATTTATGTTCAAAAAAGTGATGACATGTTAGTGAGTCAACATGCATTTGATTCAGACGAAGATGACATGGAATAA
- the infB gene encoding translation initiation factor IF-2, whose protein sequence is MSKVRVHEYAKQYNISSKDVIEKLKEMNVEVSNHMTTLEDEHVKKLDAALNNNSKPNNNDKKGNKKPAKPAANKGGKGNRKPQGGKGRPAPAQTKELPEKITYSESLTVSELAKELGKEPSEIIKKLFMVGVMATINQELEKEAIELIAGEYGVEVEEEVVVDATDFEAMEIIDDEKDLQIRPPVVTIMGHVDHGKTTLLDSIRNTKVTAGEAGGITQHIGAYQVVVEEKKITFLDTPGHAAFTTMRARGAKVTDITILVVAADDGVMPQTIEAINHAKAAEVPIIVAVNKMDKEAANPDRVMQELMEHGLVAEEWGGDTIFCKLSALSGEGIDQLLEMILLVSEVEELKANPNRRAVGTVVEAQLDKGRGSVATLLVQNGTLKVGDPIVVGNTFGRVRAMVNDIGRRVKEVGPSTPVEITGLNDVPLAGDRFMVFEDEKTARQIGELRAQKQLEQQRGEKTRVSLDDLFEQIKQGEMKDLNLIVKADVQGSVEALAASLQKIDVEGVNVRIIHTGVGAITESDIILATASNAIVIGFNVRPDAGAKRTAEAEKVDIRLHRIIYKVIEEIESAMKGMLDPEFEEKVIGQVEVRQTFKVSKIGTIAGGYVTEGKITRHSSIRLIRDGIVIFEGEVDALKRYKDDAKEVAQGYECGITIKNFNDIKEGDVIEAYVMEQIDPK, encoded by the coding sequence TTGAGTAAAGTTCGCGTACATGAATATGCAAAACAATACAATATTTCAAGCAAAGACGTTATAGAAAAATTAAAAGAAATGAATGTTGAAGTGTCTAACCACATGACAACGTTAGAGGATGAGCATGTGAAAAAACTAGATGCAGCACTAAATAATAATTCAAAACCAAATAACAATGATAAAAAAGGTAACAAAAAGCCAGCAAAACCTGCTGCCAATAAAGGTGGAAAAGGCAATAGAAAGCCTCAGGGAGGAAAAGGAAGACCTGCACCAGCACAAACAAAAGAACTTCCTGAAAAAATCACATACTCTGAAAGCTTAACAGTTTCTGAACTGGCAAAAGAGTTAGGCAAAGAGCCTTCAGAGATTATTAAAAAGCTGTTCATGGTTGGCGTTATGGCAACAATCAACCAAGAACTTGAAAAAGAAGCAATTGAACTAATCGCTGGGGAGTATGGCGTAGAAGTGGAAGAAGAAGTTGTGGTAGACGCAACTGACTTTGAAGCAATGGAAATCATTGACGATGAGAAAGATCTTCAAATTCGCCCACCAGTTGTTACAATTATGGGTCACGTAGACCATGGTAAAACAACGTTATTAGATTCAATCCGCAACACAAAGGTAACTGCAGGAGAAGCTGGTGGAATCACACAGCATATCGGTGCTTATCAAGTTGTGGTAGAAGAGAAAAAGATTACATTCTTAGATACACCAGGACACGCTGCGTTTACAACAATGCGTGCACGTGGAGCAAAAGTAACAGATATTACAATTCTTGTTGTCGCAGCTGATGATGGTGTAATGCCACAAACAATTGAAGCGATTAACCATGCAAAAGCTGCTGAGGTACCAATTATTGTAGCTGTTAATAAAATGGATAAAGAAGCAGCAAACCCAGACCGCGTGATGCAAGAGTTAATGGAACACGGACTAGTAGCGGAAGAATGGGGTGGAGATACAATCTTCTGTAAGCTATCTGCTCTATCAGGAGAAGGTATTGACCAGCTTCTTGAGATGATTCTATTAGTAAGTGAAGTAGAAGAATTAAAAGCAAACCCAAATCGTCGTGCTGTTGGAACAGTTGTCGAAGCACAGCTTGATAAAGGCCGCGGTTCAGTAGCTACTTTGCTTGTTCAAAATGGAACATTAAAAGTTGGGGATCCAATCGTTGTTGGAAATACGTTTGGTCGTGTTCGTGCAATGGTAAACGACATCGGTCGTCGCGTGAAAGAGGTTGGTCCGTCAACTCCAGTTGAGATCACAGGTCTAAACGATGTACCTTTAGCTGGTGACCGTTTCATGGTGTTTGAAGATGAGAAAACAGCTCGTCAAATCGGTGAGCTACGTGCTCAAAAGCAGCTTGAACAACAGCGTGGTGAAAAAACGCGTGTAAGCTTAGATGATTTATTTGAGCAAATCAAGCAAGGTGAAATGAAGGACTTAAACTTAATCGTAAAAGCTGACGTGCAAGGTTCTGTTGAAGCTTTAGCAGCATCTTTACAAAAGATTGACGTTGAAGGCGTAAACGTACGCATCATTCACACTGGCGTAGGGGCAATTACGGAATCTGATATCATCTTAGCAACAGCTTCTAATGCAATTGTAATTGGATTTAACGTACGTCCAGATGCAGGTGCAAAACGCACGGCAGAAGCTGAAAAAGTAGATATTCGTCTACACCGTATTATCTATAAAGTAATTGAAGAGATTGAATCAGCGATGAAAGGAATGCTTGATCCTGAGTTTGAAGAAAAAGTTATTGGTCAAGTTGAAGTTCGTCAAACGTTCAAAGTATCTAAAATTGGTACAATCGCGGGTGGTTATGTAACAGAAGGTAAGATTACACGCCACAGCAGCATCCGTTTAATTCGTGATGGTATCGTTATCTTTGAAGGTGAAGTTGATGCTCTAAAACGATACAAAGATGATGCAAAAGAAGTAGCTCAAGGCTACGAGTGTGGAATTACAATTAAAAACTTCAATGATATTAAAGAAGGCGATGTTATTGAAGCATACGTAATGGAGCAAATCGATCCTAAGTGA